In the genome of Kitasatospora cathayae, one region contains:
- the moaA gene encoding GTP 3',8-cyclase MoaA, whose protein sequence is MLLDTFGRQAVDLRVSLTDRCNLRCTYCMPEEGLQWLAKPDLLTDEEIVRLVTLAVRDLGVREVRFTGGEPLLRPGLVAIVAACSELEPRPELSLTTNGIGLARTATALREAGLDRVNVSLDTLDPEVFFTLTRRRRHQDVLEGLAAAEAAGLAPVKLNSVLMRGVNDHEAADLLAWCLERRYELRFIEQMPLDAQHGWDRSSMVTAEEILELLRTRFQLTPEPSARRGAAPAERWVVDGGPGRVGVIASVTRPFCRACDRTRLTADGQVRNCLFATGETDLRTALRSGADDAELAALWRAAMWGKKAGAGIDEPEFHQPERPMSAIGG, encoded by the coding sequence GTGCTGCTCGACACCTTCGGCCGGCAGGCCGTCGACCTGCGGGTCTCCCTGACCGACCGGTGCAACCTCCGCTGCACGTACTGCATGCCGGAGGAAGGGCTGCAGTGGCTGGCCAAGCCCGACCTGCTGACCGACGAGGAGATCGTCCGGCTGGTCACCCTGGCCGTGCGCGACCTGGGCGTGCGAGAGGTCCGCTTCACCGGTGGCGAGCCGCTGCTGCGCCCCGGACTGGTCGCGATCGTGGCCGCCTGCTCGGAGCTGGAGCCGCGCCCCGAGCTGTCGCTGACCACCAACGGCATCGGGCTGGCCCGGACGGCCACGGCGCTGCGCGAGGCCGGGCTGGACCGGGTCAACGTCTCGCTGGACACCCTCGACCCCGAGGTGTTCTTCACGCTCACCCGCCGCCGGCGCCACCAGGACGTGCTGGAGGGGCTGGCCGCCGCCGAGGCGGCCGGGCTGGCGCCGGTGAAGCTGAACTCGGTGCTGATGCGCGGGGTCAACGACCACGAGGCGGCCGACCTGCTGGCCTGGTGCCTGGAGCGGCGCTACGAGCTGCGCTTCATCGAGCAGATGCCGCTGGACGCCCAGCACGGCTGGGACCGCTCGTCGATGGTCACCGCGGAGGAGATCCTCGAGCTGCTGCGCACCCGCTTTCAGCTCACCCCGGAGCCGTCCGCGCGCCGGGGCGCGGCGCCCGCCGAGCGCTGGGTGGTGGACGGGGGCCCGGGCCGGGTCGGTGTGATCGCCTCCGTCACCCGGCCGTTCTGCCGGGCCTGCGACCGGACCCGGCTGACCGCCGACGGGCAGGTGCGCAACTGCCTGTTCGCGACCGGGGAGACCGACCTGCGCACCGCGCTGCGCTCGGGGGCGGACGACGCGGAACTGGCCGCGCTGTGGCGGGCGGCGATGTGGGGCAAGAAGGCCGGGGCCGGGATCGACGAGCCGGAGTTCCACCAGCCCGAGCGGCCGATGTCGGCGATCGGCGGCTAG